A stretch of DNA from Brachyhypopomus gauderio isolate BG-103 chromosome 7, BGAUD_0.2, whole genome shotgun sequence:
aaacacacacacacacacacacacttctcaacCTCAAACCTAAAGGGAGGACACTGCTCACTGTAAACACATCAGATTCTTGTGCAGGTCAGTACTTGTACATTGTTTCCAACTGCATTAATTCTCAATTCCCACTTCATTTATTCAAGAAGCAGATCACCAAGTTGCATGTAGATTTTGCCATGCTTTCTCATAAAATTTAGTCAGGCTTTTATCTATTTTAAAAGGCTTAACTGATTTAGCACACTGAGCTTTGAAATAATTCGCAGATACCTGAAACCCCAACATTAGAAGTTAAAGCTACCATGAGGGGATTTTGGGGGGATTTTGGAGTAAACTCATTGTATACCATTACCCATCTCACCTGCTACGCTCTCAAAATTCAGGGTTTCTCTTGGTTTGGAAAATTAGCAAGACTACAGCCgaaggcagagctttctctaaagcccctcagttatggaacAGTCTTCCGGCTTcaatctgagattctgacaTACTGCCAATcttatttaatcaagccttaaGTAAACATACTGCATATGATTATGTTGATGATGTCATCCAGCCATGTTATGTGTTCACTCTAGTTTGTGACAGTGATTTGGCAGGAAAGAACCCCATGCTGTAAATTGCTTTGCCATGCTGTCCCCTATCTGAGCCCCAACATCCACGTTGGGTGGACAGTTTGGCCTAGATATAGAACAATaaatgtggactgcccctagcTGGGCCGCCCAGTGGAGGGTGGGTTCCCTGTTGAGTCTTGGTCCCCCCAAGGTTTCTTCATAACCCCCAGCTAAGGAATGTTTCCTTGTCACTGTTGCCCTGGCTcactcattagggatctggaccaatgcatttgtaaagctgctttgtgtgtTGCAATAAGcactataaaataaaatttacttagctttttttttttgagacaTATagcaatataatatatattatattaataacTTCATTCAAGCCTCAAGGAGACAGAGGACacgtgcttttattttgaatacaTTCTGAATACATTTTTGTATTATAGAATGCTGAGATACAattagtgtgacgggcagggtgagcgaaatcagggccggagtgggacactttttcagcccgggagtttcatgcccaaatccggcccaaaattattttcccctcccaatcggcccaaactagagactggcatgagccggcccatcgggaatcctcccgaatctcccgattagtcactccggctctgagctaaataaaatggaagcgatcacgccaaatctcagggaaaaaggatggtttaatatagaaagtgcgcaaaccaaaaacccgtgacatgatccaaatgaaggatataatgaccagcggtcaactggtacaaagacaagacatatatagacaaacaaacgaccctcaggtgagacagatcgcgggcctcgcccacctgagggacgaacacaacatgaccacaacaggacagctgccgctgtggatgggggcgaccagcagggggcccgccgtagCGTGACAATTAGTTTGTTATAAAATTAAATACACAAAAGATCACTTAAAGGCAACAAGATTTTCTCCCAACTCCAACAAGATCTGAATATGATATTAAATgctttgtttttaaatgtttattaaataTGTATTAAATATTGAGAACCAATGGCAGTATACATTCTTTTACAGTTTTATTTCTACACATTTCTGGTGACATTAAATGAACTACTCCTGACAAATTCatgtacaaataaatatatattgagCACAGCTCCACTTCCTGGACAAAAGACAGTACTGCAGGTTAGACTTCCCCAGTGGCACATAACCAGGGCCCAGCATATTTCTGAGGTATCTGTGTATCTTTCCCTCCACACAGGGTTTGGCATCAGGTGGGTTATAGAAGTGAAATACATCATACATGCACAACATGCGTACGCAAATGACACTGATCCTTTCTTATttagttattttttatttatgttataaaataataatatctttaaaaatgtaataaatacaaGCATGACTATTGTTAAGATGGTCTGTAGAGAACAAGTGTTGGCTAACTATGtaagtgtgattgtgtgtgtgggtgcgtgttgAGTAGATGATCACTCTGAGATGTGCTCCATCAGCGCTCCTACAGCGTGCATCCTGTAGAACACAGTGAGGGGCTGGCTCAGGTTCACCAGCACAAACCACACTGAGAACCCAAAGAACTGCTTCCCCACACTAGTCTTGAGCTCGGGCCGGGCACCAAACGCCGACATCACCCACAGCTGCTCCAGCGGAAACACACACAGCGTTGTTAGACGCACAGATTAATAAACCACACAGCACATTAATCCACCGCTGACGTGTAGATCAGGTTAAATTTGACCACAGTGTGTTGAAACAAAAGTGCTGTAAAGTATTGGGATTTCCAAGGCCTTTGCCCACTAACCGTGATGTTTGACAGGACAAGAAATGCACAGATCTCCTTAATGACTCTTCTTTTCAAGTGATCAGTTATATGCTCTTCCCTGCCTGTAGGGGGCACTGATATGTCATTTTCGTCCTCTAATTCATGTTCCTTTGCAGCATTATCTTCCTTTTCTGTCTGCTTTACAACAGAAGGTAGACATTGTTGCTTTAGCCACACCACACAGTAAAAGGACAGTTGTATGAACACAACTGAATGAAAATTGAATGGACAAATGAAATTGAATGgacaaatgaacaaatgaaatTGAATGGAGACTTTGTAAAGTGAAACTTACGACATTTTCCAGTTGGTCTTCTTTTGCATTTATGCTGGAGTGTGTATGCGGGTACCCATCTGCATGCGGACGCACCTGGGGCGTAACATGGGGCTGTGTGTGAAGGTGCAGTGCCTTGATGATGAAAATGTTCTGCATCACCATTTCCACCAGGCTGAGCAACGAGTACGACAAGTCCAGGCTTCCCAGAATGCCGCTGGGCCCCAGCGCTAGGGCGGCCACGATGGTGAGGTAAGAGAGTGCGAGCTGGCCCACGGCGGTGCCTAGCAGCAGAGTCACGTCCAGGCTGCGTGTGGGGTTTCTGCCCCCTCCCTGCCCTTCCTGCCCCTGCAAGAGCGTGCAGGTCAGCGAGCACAGCGTCATGGTGGGGAGCAGAACCAGATGGAAGCAGTAGAAGAGCAGCAAGGCCGAGAGGCGCATGGCCTTCTGGTCTATCCACACGTGGTAGAGcatgaacacacaaaccccgCTCAGCAGCACCAGCGAGCCCAGCAGTGAGCCCTGCAGAACCCCCCCGCGCCATACCGAACGCAGCAGGGTCTTCTGAACACGTTCAGTCCGGACTCCGCTCACATGGCGGCCCACGTTCTTCCACATGACGTATAGCATGCAGGTAGCCAGTAGCGTGAACTCCATGTTAAAGGGGTACAGGATCTCGTAGCCCTTCTGGAAGACCACGCACAAAGTATCGCCATTGCACTGGCAAACAGGCCTGTTCCATACACCTAAAAACAAACAGTTCATTGACTTCACCTGCTTTGGGAGTGTTTAATCATGCACTTGCAAGACTATACTTATAGAAAGTATCACAGCTCGGTTCAgaaatacatacatttttattttgaagCAGAAGCCATTTTACTGCACTGTGAGATTGTTGCCCTCAGAATTACAGACAAACAGTAACATATCATATCAGTAATGAAGTAATAGCAATGTCAATCTCTATCATGAGCTGAAAGTTAGCTGAAGCATCCCACTTCTGTCAGTACCAGCCCACTCTGTAGAGGAACCCAACCTGGTGCCTGTAAGAAGAGAGCGCTAGCGTTGACGTCTCCCTCCTGCCACTCCAGCTCTATCGCCGTGTGGACAGAATCATCTCTTACCGCACAGAACCACAGCAGTCCATCTGCACACAGGGTCAGCATCAACCCACACCTAACCAGagaaacagatacacacactcacatgtgcaCATTATACACGTGCACAGTCTTAGACATGAAATAATTTCATTTTAACTACAGAAAGTGTGGATAAAATGAGACAGGTACCTGGTAAGAACTTTGTGTTTATGAATGCAGTCTTTGGAGTGAGCCCATAGCATATAGGTCTGGGGGTAGAGACGGGATATTGCTAATGACACTGATGCTCACCCATAAACCCTCGTAATTGATCCTACTTTACTTCCCATGAGTGCAGGACAGGACATGGGTGTTTCATATAATTTCTCTCTGGGTGATCTGAAGTGAGATTTTGCATTATGATTATGCTATGGTTTGTTGACTATGCTTCTGTTTGTGGCTAGGTCATGACTGTGGTTAGATTGTGGCTAGCTGCATTACCTGGAGGATGAAGAATGGGGCCTGAATGAAGGGTGAGAGGATTTTAGCAAGAGGCTGACACTGTCTCAACAGCAGGTAGTAGCccatccaaaacacacacagcaacagacTGAGTGCTGCAAATAACATCAACACCGCTGGCACAgggttccacacacacacacacacacacacacacgtagaatATTGGGTTAATTTCGTTCACCATTGGAACAGTGAAGTAAGAATGGAGAGAACAGACAAAATTTTGTTACTGTTTCAAACTCATTAAAGTTAAAATTATTTAGCAAAAAAGCTAGTCAGCAGTAAAGGTAACAGAGAATTTTATAGAAAGATGCAGAGAAACACTGCTGTTTACCCATGACAGTGGCACTCCCTGCATGATGGTCAGTGTGGGCTGGGGAACCGGGCTGTTTTTGAGACCACAGTAgataccagagcatccacaccAAACCGAGCCCCATCAGAACCATGACGAACACCTCGGGCTGCTGGAGGCCCACAGGGTTAAACGTCTCGCCAACCACCAGGGCAGTGCCAAACACTGCCACATTCAGTCCCAAGAGCCCAGAAGTGAGTCTGTGGCCAATCGGAATCCACTGCGATGCGTGATCCACTACCTGGTCACTGTCCACAGCCTCCACAGAGACACCCCACTCCACATCCACAGACACAGCCCGCTCCACCAGTGCATCGCATCCTACCTGCATTCTTCCTTCGACCAGCTTCAACCTTCAATCAAAACAACTTTCTCTACCACCCAACACCAGGGGACAACCATCAGGGGACACAAAGACAACCACTACgtcctgtctctgtgtctctgtttctcttcgTCCCAAGTATTACAGAGGGTCAGACCGATCAGTTGTTATTTTAGGATACGACACACCATATAATCTTGCAGCACCTGGGGTTCTAGCCCACACCTGTCAAAGGCCTGAGGGACTGAAGTTCATGTGCCAGAGAGAGGAAGTGGGTGTGCTACCATTACAGCACATTCAAGGTTGTGATAATATGTGTCCTGTCATATAGGTAGCTTTAATTAATAAGTACCTAAGGAACAAAGTTCAGGGCATGTATTAAGTGATAAAGGGGTCTGAGTTAGTCGAACCACAGATTATATGACTGAAGTGCTTTTTTTTAGATTGTCCACTTTCAATCCTTAAAGTTCTTTCAATCCTTTTAATCCTTAAAATTCAAGCTTTAAAGTATGAGGCCGGCTAATTTTCTCCAGGCCCTTTGCTAACAAGACTTACATATTTCTGTTTTGAGACCAGGTTCTGTGATTACATGAGAACAGGTCTTTATGCAACAGAGACGTTGTCGAGATATTAGGGATCTCATCTGGTTAATGTATAGGAATACACCTGCTGCTTTAAGCTTTTTCTATTCTTATGTAAAGCAATATGTGTAGCCGTTGTGCATGAAAGGATAGATCAGCCTGCCTTCTGTTGCTGGTCTGCATGGATCTTGGTTGTACTTGTCATTGAACAGACGCCCTCTGCTGGCCGCCTGTGTCAGCTGCAGCAGTATTTGTGTTGTCTTGTCATGTTCCCACACCTCAGGTCACCTGTCATTGTCTTTATACtgtatgttgtgtgtttgtaccagcaTATTTCTggttatttttatttgaataaaattttttattttatgttggagcaccttttgtgtttttaaaatCCCCGTTTTTCCTTTGTGACTTTCTACACGTGCTTCACCTGTGACAGTATTGCTCTTTGTTGTAAATTTGCAATTTATTGTctatgtatttttgtgtgtgactgagacAATCTCTTCATTATAATGTACATTATGTTCATGGTTAAAAAATTCGTTCATGGCTAGCTTTAAAAACTGCTTCTTTGTTATGTTTCTGAACCGTCAGCCTTGTTTTAGAGGTTGGTTGTGTCACAGTCCCCTCGGCAACCCTcttgttttggtttggtttgtgtCTTGAGTTTCTCTTTgggtgcttttattttgaaattcctaatTGTGTCTAGTTTCACGTCCTTTCCTTGTACTTTGCCCCCTCGTCATGGTTTTCTTTTGGTTTGTGTATTTTAACCCTGTGTTCTGTtcgttgttgtttgttagctcaTGTCTTGTGTTCTGGTGTTAAGTTCAGTCTCTGCAGGTTTGCTTTGTGTGtctttgtttgtctatgtaacTTCTATACGTTGTGTCCATGTCCTTGTTCATATGTCTATATTTGTAGCTAGTATTTACTTGGTTGATGCCTTTAGTCTTATTAGTTCTAGTCTTCCTTGTATGTCTTTTGTTAATAAATCATTATAAAACTCCAAGATCTCCTGCAGTTTCGTCAACCCGCCTCCCCGAGTGCGGTTTTCTGTAGGAGATTACTGCAAAACAAATAAAGTGTCTGGAGATTCAGAATAGCATTTATACAATGTAGACTGCATAACACAAAAAATATCATTACAAATAAATAAGTATCATACTGAGCATTCATCTGTGTAATATGACCCATAAACCAGCACAGGATCAATTCAAAACAGTATTACATAAGCATGTATAAGTATTGTTAAGTAATTCTATTATATTTTAGGGCATTTTAAGTCATACATCTCTAATGTTTTTGAAAATATAAGAAGCTAAGTGAAGGAAAACATTAAATCAAATAAATTTGGACTTAAATTCCATAGACATATTCACACTTGTTGGAGATGACTGGTACATCCAGGTAACCCTGTGGCCCTGTGCACTGGTCCTTAACTGTTGGGGAAGTAATGTAATATGTTATTACTGAACCTGGTTAGTCAAATGAAGTGGTTTTGATTAATCATCAAAAAATAGACAAATTTATATTGTGTCCAGTGTAGTCACAATAAAATTTAAATTCCTCTCGATATGCATGttgaatgtttttgtttaagTTTACATACTATCATTAATACACTTATTAATAGATGTGACCTATTGGTTATTGCCCTGCTCAGAAATCACCATCTCCATCTACTGATCACAAATAACTCTTCAGAACAACAGAAACTTacaagtgcacatttctgcagtgTTGAATTCCACTAAGGAATACATGGTATTATCTGCAAACAAGGAGAGAAAAGGTTGATTTGCAATTACCAGTGCTGTAACAAAATATTGCTAGAAAGAAATCTAATTTACTAAATGTAATAATTTTAGTGAGTCATGTTTAGCAACTTTGCAAATGTTCTTTGTCATTAGTGCTGTGGAGAAGTTTATTCATGTCATAGTCAGAAATTCAAAGTCATTCAAAAGCACTCACCATTTACTAAAATTTCTTCATATGATGTATACTGATTCTCAAGTTCAACTATGGGGAAAGAGTTGCTTTGTCATTAGCATCAATGATGGTTAATACAGGTTTTTGTTCTTTCAAATTAGTCACTGCAGTTGTATTATACATACAGAGGAAAAAAGATGTACATGTTTGAACCTACTTTTGCTTTCAACTTTACTCTTGCGTTTTCTCAAACAGAAGCCCACTGCTACCAGTAGGGCTATTAGGATGAACCCAAAGACCGTTGAGACAGTCACCATCACAGTCACATTGGAGTTGCCATCCACAGGCCCCTCTCGTCTGCTATCTGGTGGTGTTGATGGGAAGTGTGTAGTCTCTGAATTTATTGTGCATAGAAACAGGAataatatactgtacataataatttgttttactTTTTCAGGATCCAATGATTCAATGATTGAAAAGAAAACACTCTGGGACACAAAACAGAAACTGTGATGAAAACCAAGAGTCCAAAGACTCTAGGCAGCACTCAAAAGAGGAAGCAGTCACCTTTAGTCAGCATTTTAGTCAGGTACTGATTGCATAATGATTCACAGTAAAGAATACAAAATGTAAATGGTAAAATGTTGTTCTCTTAAAGTAACTTAGACACATTAGAGATAAACTAGCAAGTGTGCTTTAATATTCCATTGCATTATTGTGCTTCAGTCAAGTTGGTACTGCATGTTTAAAACTACTGCACATTAGTGTTAAACATTCCTACAGTTGGGGAATAAAGGTTTAATATGAATATGTGTCAAATAGTTGACTTTTGTCAACACAAGATCAGGCTCAAAATGTAATCAAAAACAAAGTACTAAAACAAACCTTACCTTTATTGAACACTGAAATAATGTCTCCCCCACTTTCAAAATGTTTCTCTGCGAGAGCAAATGTCAAACAAATATCAAATAttgttaataaataaataaattacacaacacaacacccaGAACAAGGCCACATTATACTAGAAGTGTGTCACACTTGTGAGAAACAAAAAGCCACAGGAACTGCACATTATGCTGAACAGATAAAGAGTCATAAGTAAATCCTGTTGGTCAGAGCTGTGGCATCATTTTAGCTAAACAAGTCAAAACTTTTCAGAGTTTTAGGTTTCTTGGACACAAACCTGTGACAATAAGCCTAAATCGAGAACATGCGTTGGCATTCACTGCACACCCATACCACTGAGCATCTGCAAACTCCACAGAACCAATGGTTAGAGATCCGTTTTTTAGTACTGTTGATCTCTCACAAAGAGGTTTCTGGTCTGAGCTGGAGGTGCACAGTGAGGGGCAGTGGTTTGTGGGAGAACTCTGATCTCCTTCAATGGTTCTCCAGATGACCTCTTTGGCTTCAGGGTGTAAGGTCAGCACAGGGCATGAAAACGTAACTGTGGAGTTGACCATTACACTGAAAGAGCCGACATGTTGACAGtctgagaagaggagagagaagacagaatcAGCAAGGGCGACTACATTTATACTGCAAATGGAAAGTACCAGACCCAGAAAAAAACACTTCCTCAAAATATGGGTGACCTAAATAATTCTACTAAAATTTAATACAAACAAGAAATATAATCACACGCTGTTAATTATTTGAAATCAGAGGATCCTGACCTACTAGCTTTCACTAGGAAGTTTCAAAGGTATTTTGGCTAGTTGCCAAAAGGTTGttaacttctgacaaatttgtACAGCAGGATGCCAAGGAATTATTTTCACTTTCCATGCTTTTTTTTCAGTATTTTAACAATACTTGTctaagacaaagacaaaccaatgacACAGACAACATGCACACGTAATAAATAACCAGACActaaacacacatgcaccacacaATGCTAACACGTTGAGAGAAAGGTGAAACAAATGACACAGGTgcccacacacatgaacatgcacacacatgaagACATACTttaacacactgacacacagctCTGGGTATGTTTGTGGGCACTCCAGGTGGGTTAAATTTACAGAGAGGAATTTCCATAAGGGGACTGTTAAAGGTATGAAGATAAAGGTATGAAAAAGGTATTATATctttataggtgtgtgtgtgtgtgtgtgtgtgtgtgtgtgtgtgtgtgtgtgtgtgtgtgtgcgtgtgtgtgtgtgtgtgtaatctaaaTAGCGTGAGGCAAATCCTGAGAGGTCAGATGGAAGCCACTAACATCAAGACAAGGAAACTCCTCACAATGCATAGAGGGATTCATAGTAAATCCAATACTCAGAGACTTTACACTAAGTGGAAATATGGGGGCCCAGAACTAGTAAGAATCAGAGCCACTATCCAGGATGAAACAACTGAGAGCCAGAAGTTCGCAGGAATATGGCCCCAAGTGATGACATGCTTAGTAAGTACCTCAGACAGCCGACACCTGAGGAGATAGGAATGAGTAGAAGCAAAAAACATCACGGCAAACTGTGAAAGTGGCCAATATGGAAACATCCTACCAATTGATGGGAAAGTTGATGATTAATGCTGCCATGATGAGTGCCTCTGAGACAGAGCACAGAAAGAAGCTCTGGATACAAGATCAATTGAGACTGGGATCAACAGCAGGCAGGACCCCAGATGCTGGCTGTGCCAAAATGCCCCAGAGACAGTCCAGCACATAACCGCATGATGCAAGATGTTACCAGGCAAGGCACACGTGGAACACCACAAGCAAGACTGGAACAGtatacagaaacatctgtgccAACAACAGGCTGGAAGTCCCAAGGTCAAAATGGGATTCACCTAAACTCCAGATACAAACTGACAAGATGGTAATGGCTAAGGAACATAAGGAACATAACAAAAACTGAATATTTACAGTGTTGATTCTTTCATGAGTGAGTTCATGAGTGATGTCAACCCCTTTTCACCTAATCAGTGTTTGGAGTTGATCAGTGTTTCTGGGTTTGTTTGTCCACCCTCTTATTGAGGACTGACCACAGTGGGAAGAACCTGGGAGGTTTCGTGGCCATGGACTCAaaggttttatgttttattcaCAGAGCCACTTAGTTATCACTTTTGCCTTGTGATATGGTgttccatcatgctggaaaaaccactgtTCATGTTTTGGAAATCTTGTAATTTCTTGGAACAATATTACAAATAAGAGCAACTCTGTACTCTGGTACGCTGTACGCTGGTTATGAGCTCTCCTTAAACAGAGGTCTTCTTATACCTTTCAGAGTTTTTCACCTTCCTGTTTCCTATCTACTCGCTGACATTTGTGGTTTACCAAGAAAGCACACCCAGCCTCAGCAGTCACCTTCTCCTGTTTCTTTGCTAGCCTTTTGTATTTAATTGCACCTTACATTCGTTCATGCTTGTGCATATCTGAAACATTACTTCTGTAAGAGCAAGCATTCTTTCACTTCTACTGCAAAAAATACATACATCATCTACAAACATTTCCTTCAGACATTTTGACCTCAGTACATTGTGTTTAACACAAGCATTCCAAATTGCTCTTGGATACTTTGGGATAAGTTGCTCTTGAATGAAGTTTTGACACCATTTCTTATTCATGGTAGTGTTCTTAAGCAACATTTTGAGTGAACCCACTCTCCTGggtgagaagcaaccccacataTAAATCGtcaccatggttaacagaagagaattTAAACACACcactacccttttaaagcaaccaGTCTGCTCTTCTAATCAAGCATGTTTTACATTGCAATGGATTGAGATACTGTCATCCAGACTGTCATCCATTAAGAAGCACTTGCTAAAAAATGCCACCATCAAAATCAGTTGTATGCCAGGAAACCAAACAAATTTCACTTGTCTACCAATTCTGACAAGAAAAGAAGTCAAACAGTCAACCAGAAATCCAGAAACCAGTTGAGGGTTCCCAGAAGTGTCTGGTCAAGGAGCATCTTGCTAATGCTGAATGCTAACATATGAATGCAAAAATGAACCCTATACCAGCAAACCAGTATTACTGAAACCAACAATACAACTGGAATGTACTGGTAACAATACAACTGGTATATACTGCTGCAGTAGTGGGCAAGATGCAGAAAACAGAAGTGCTGATAGATGTGGAAATCCCAAGTGATGAAACCATCAAAAGGAGACAATATGAGATGTTGCAAAAATACCATGGACTGAAACAAGAAGAAGATAATGAAGAAGGTTAACATCACGGTTGTCATGACAGGGCAACCTGGGGCAGTGACCCTACACTTGAGGAATGGCTTCAAATGAGTCCAGAACAGTTCAATCCAAGTAACAGCAAAACTACAGGACC
This window harbors:
- the LOC143519501 gene encoding proton channel OTOP2-like isoform X2, coding for MQVGCDALVERAVSVDVEWGVSVEAVDSDQVVDHASQWIPIGHRLTSGLLGLNVAVFGTALVVGETFNPVGLQQPEVFVMVLMGLGLVWMLWYLLWSQKQPGSPAHTDHHAGSATVMAVLMLFAALSLLLCVFWMGYYLLLRQCQPLAKILSPFIQAPFFILQTYMLWAHSKDCIHKHKVLTRCGLMLTLCADGLLWFCAVRDDSVHTAIELEWQEGDVNASALFLQAPGVWNRPVCQCNGDTLCVVFQKGYEILYPFNMEFTLLATCMLYVMWKNVGRHVSGVRTERVQKTLLRSVWRGGVLQGSLLGSLVLLSGVCVFMLYHVWIDQKAMRLSALLLFYCFHLVLLPTMTLCSLTCTLLQGQEGQGGGRNPTRSLDVTLLLGTAVGQLALSYLTIVAALALGPSGILGSLDLSYSLLSLVEMVMQNIFIIKALHLHTQPHVTPQVRPHADGYPHTHSSINAKEDQLENVTEKEDNAAKEHELEDENDISVPPTGREEHITDHLKRRVIKEICAFLVLSNITLWVMSAFGARPELKTSVGKQFFGFSVWFVLVNLSQPLTVFYRMHAVGALMEHISE
- the LOC143519501 gene encoding proton channel OTOP2-like isoform X3, encoding MQVGCDALVERAVSVDVEWGVSVEAVDSDQVVDHASQWIPIGHRLTSGLLGLNVAVFGTALVVGETFNPVGLQQPEVFVMVLMGLGLVWMLWYLLWSQKQPGSPAHTDHHAGSATVMAVLMLFAALSLLLCVFWMGYYLLLRQCQPLAKILSPFIQAPFFILQTYMLWAHSKDCIHKHKVLTRWTAVVLCGVWNRPVCQCNGDTLCVVFQKGYEILYPFNMEFTLLATCMLYVMWKNVGRHVSGVRTERVQKTLLRSVWRGGVLQGSLLGSLVLLSGVCVFMLYHVWIDQKAMRLSALLLFYCFHLVLLPTMTLCSLTCTLLQGQEGQGGGRNPTRSLDVTLLLGTAVGQLALSYLTIVAALALGPSGILGSLDLSYSLLSLVEMVMQNIFIIKALHLHTQPHVTPQVRPHADGYPHTHSSINAKEDQLENVQTEKEDNAAKEHELEDENDISVPPTGREEHITDHLKRRVIKEICAFLVLSNITLWVMSAFGARPELKTSVGKQFFGFSVWFVLVNLSQPLTVFYRMHAVGALMEHISE
- the LOC143519501 gene encoding proton channel OTOP2-like isoform X1, with product MQVGCDALVERAVSVDVEWGVSVEAVDSDQVVDHASQWIPIGHRLTSGLLGLNVAVFGTALVVGETFNPVGLQQPEVFVMVLMGLGLVWMLWYLLWSQKQPGSPAHTDHHAGSATVMAVLMLFAALSLLLCVFWMGYYLLLRQCQPLAKILSPFIQAPFFILQTYMLWAHSKDCIHKHKVLTRCGLMLTLCADGLLWFCAVRDDSVHTAIELEWQEGDVNASALFLQAPGVWNRPVCQCNGDTLCVVFQKGYEILYPFNMEFTLLATCMLYVMWKNVGRHVSGVRTERVQKTLLRSVWRGGVLQGSLLGSLVLLSGVCVFMLYHVWIDQKAMRLSALLLFYCFHLVLLPTMTLCSLTCTLLQGQEGQGGGRNPTRSLDVTLLLGTAVGQLALSYLTIVAALALGPSGILGSLDLSYSLLSLVEMVMQNIFIIKALHLHTQPHVTPQVRPHADGYPHTHSSINAKEDQLENVQTEKEDNAAKEHELEDENDISVPPTGREEHITDHLKRRVIKEICAFLVLSNITLWVMSAFGARPELKTSVGKQFFGFSVWFVLVNLSQPLTVFYRMHAVGALMEHISE